Proteins encoded by one window of Manihot esculenta cultivar AM560-2 chromosome 10, M.esculenta_v8, whole genome shotgun sequence:
- the LOC110624984 gene encoding pectinesterase 2: MASLQIASLIFLLILLSWTVQGQHKTTFDLIVATDGNGNYSKIMDAIAAAPKLSARKFIIKIEKGIYTENVLVEDDKTNIIFIGDGIDKTIISGSRSAGGGYKTYDTATLGKIFDRFYFILGIHGDGFMAMDMTIENTAGAANMQAVALRSSARSVFYRCKFSGYQDTLYTHQNKQFYRQCEIYGTIDFIFGDATVVLQNCAIYARLPPKGESNTITITAQGRNKSTKTTGIVIQNCTITAADDLKRSGSSLIKSYLGRPWKEYSTTIVMQSFIDNIIDPAGWLEWEDNKTNLATIFYAEYGNRGPGAATNRRVKWTSYHKINRREAMKFTVRNFISGNEWLPSLGIPFFLDLM; encoded by the exons ATGGCTTCCTTGCAGATTGCAAGTCTCATTTTTCTACTCATTCTTCTGTCCTGGACAGTCCAAGGACAACATAAAACAACGTTTGACTTGATTGTAGCAACGGATGGCAATGGAAACTATAGCAAGATCATGGATGCAATCGCAGCTGCTCCAAAGCTCAGTGCTAGGAAATTCATCATCAAAATTGAAAAAGGAATTTATACTGAAAATGTCCTCGTTGAAGATGACAAAACAAATATCATTTTCATCGGTGATGGCATTGATAAAACAATTATCTCTGGGAGTAGAAGCGCTGGAGGTGGCTACAAGACATACGACACAGCTACGTTAGGTAAAATTTTTGACAGATTCTACTTCATT TTAGGGATTCATGGTGATGGGTTCATGGCaatggacatgacaattgaaaATACAGCTGGGGCAGCAAATATGCAAGCTGTTGCACTCCGCAGCAGTGCTCGATCAGTCTTTTACCGTTGCAAATTTTCTGGGTATCAAGATACGCTTTATACTCATCAGAACAAGCAATTTTATAGGCAATGTGAAATTTATGGCACGATAGATTTCATTTTTGGCGATGCAACCGTGGTTCTTCAAAACTGTGCGATTTATGCCCGTCTTCCTCCAAAAGGTGAATCAAACACAATAACTATTACAGCACAGGGGAGAAATAAATCTACTAAAACCACAGGGATAGTAATTCAAAATTGTACTATAACAGCAGCAGATGATCTTAAGAGAAGTGGATCATCATTAATCAAATCATATCTTGGAAGACCATGGAAGGAATACTCAACAACGATAGTCATGCAAAGCTTCATAGACAATATAATAGACCCCGCTGGATGGTTAGAGTGGGAGGATAACAAAACCAATTTGGCAACCATATTCTATGCAGAATATGGAAATAGAGGACCTGGAGCTGCTACAAATAGAAGAGTCAAATGGACCAGCTACCACAAAATTAATAGGCGTGAGGCCATGAAATTCACTGTTAGGAACTTTATCTCAGGAAATGAATGGCTTCCATCTCTAGGAATCCCATTCTTTCTTGATCTCATGTGA
- the LOC110624392 gene encoding F-box protein At2g39490 — protein MGKNQKMGDWISSLPDGILFHIISSLPFESAVQTIFLSKRWKLLWETALVQHGTEKDVAEAICDFLANFNEQDPSKNTRKFQFHFINGCVLLAIIAPNSKLHLDFSSGNHEFDRQFKLKLEFNNPQNLSLSQPSPSLACFSVKSLHLISVNHLTNDAVSSILQNFFSLETLKITGCKCLQSLSIGSDTKLLNLIIFECLQLEFLHIRSFKLRTFRFRGLLPSFWLEYHHNLVDAYLDFRQGPKYNSFSSCNFDLVLLTIKNVKALTLCKWTFQALICQSLTTFLSEFQFYNLKELWWIDNSDQDYDGDALISFLKLCPSLEKLFVTIDPKGYFVEKAAKCSMKAGKNTKLQHLKLVKLDGFTNEADEILLAERLGEIVTSEPLILTSANGICFKKLIQQKGSHERKCGYKSVEVKDKNQLCPKHVHMSL, from the exons ATGGG GAAAAATCAAAAGATGGGTGATTGGATCAGTAGTTTGCCTGATGGAATCTTATTCCACATAATTTCTTCACTTCCTTTTGAATCTGCCGTTCAAACAATTTTCCTTTCAAAGAGATGGAAACTTCTATGGGAGACAGCTCTAGTGCAGCATGGAACTGAGAAAGATGTTGCTGAAGCTATCTGTGATTTTCTTGCCAATTTTAATGAGCAAGATCCATCCAAGAACACCAGAAAGTTTCAGTTTCATTTCATCAATGGCTGTGTCCTCTTAGCTATTATTGCTCCTAATAGCAAGCTTCATCTTGATTTCTCTTCTGGGAATCATGAATTTGACAGGCAGTTTAAGTTGAAGTTAGAATTCAATAATCCTCAGAATCTTTCCCTTTCTCAACCATCTCCTTCTCTTGCTTGCTTCTCTGTCAAAAGTCTTCATCTGATATCTGTTAATCATCTCACAAATGATGCAGTTTCTTCCATCTTGCAAAATTTTTTCTCCCTTGAAACTTTGAAAATTACAGGCTGCAAGTGCTTGCAGTCTTTAAGTATAGGTTCTGATACAAAGCTTTTGAATCTGATAATCTTTGAGTGTTTGCAGTTAGAGTTTCTGCATATCAGATCTTTTAAGCTTCGAACGTTCCGATTTCGAGGACTATTACCTTCATTTTGGCTTGAATATCACCATAATTTGGTTGATGCATATCTTGATTTCAGACAAGGTCCCAAGTATAATAGCTTCAGCAGCTGCAACTTTGACTTAGTCCTGCTAACTATAAAGAATGTGAAAGCTCTGACTCTATGCAAATGGACATTTCAG GCATTGATTTGTCAATCACTAACCACATTTCTTTCGGAATTCCAATTCTATAATCTAAAAGAACTTTGGTGGATTGATAATTCAGATCAAGACTATGACGGTGATGCCTTAATCTCCTTCCTGAAGCTCTGTCCCTCATTAGAGAAACTCTTTGTCACT ATTGATCCCAAAGGCTACTTTGTGGAGAAAGCTGCAAAATGTTCAATGAAAGCTGGTAAGAACACAAAGCTGCAACATCTAAAACTGGTGAAACTGGATGGTTTCACAAATGAAGCAGATGAGATCCTCTTGGCTGAACGTTTAGGAGAAATTGTCACTAGTGAGCCACTAATCTTAACATCAGCAAATGGGATTTGCTTTAAGAAGCTTATTCAGCAGAAGGGCTCACATGAAAGGAAGTGTGGTTATAAATCAGTGGAAGTAAAAGATAAGAATCAGTTATGTCCAAAGCATGTTCATATGAGTTTGTAG
- the LOC110624056 gene encoding aquaporin TIP1-3 has translation MPITRIAVGNPGEASQPDALRAAMAEFFSMIIFVFAGEGSGMAFSKLTDNGSTTPAGLIAASLAHAFALFVAVSVGANISGGHVNPAVTFGAFIGGNITLLRGILYWIAQLLGSVVACLLLKFATGGLETSAFALSSGVSSWNAVVFEIVMTFGLVYTVYATAVDPKKGNVGIVAPIAIGFIVGANILAGGAFDGASMNPAVSFGPAVVSWTWTNHWVYWVGPLVGAAVAAIVYDNIFIGPNAHEPLSTNDF, from the exons ATGCCGATCACCAGAATTGCAGTTGGGAATCCGGGAGAGGCCAGCCAACCAGACGCCCTAAGGGCGGCTATGGCCGAGTTCTTCTCCATGATTATTTTCGTATTCGCCGGTGAAGGATCCGGCATGGCTTTCAGTAAGCTAACGGACAATGGTTCGACAACGCCGGCGGGTCTAATAGCTGCATCACTGGCTCATGCGTTTGCTCTTTTTGTGGCGGTTTCCGTCGGTGCAAACATATCTGGAGGTCATGTAAATCCTGCTGTTACTTTTGGTGCATTTATTGGAGGAAACATTACTCTATTGAGAGGGATTTTGTACTGGATTGCACAATTGCTTGGATCTGttgttgcttgcttgcttcTTAAATTCGCCACTGGTGGATTG GAAACATCAGCATTTGCGTTATCATCAGGGGTGTCTTCATGGAACGCAGTTGTCTTTGAGATTGTGATGACCTTCGGCCTAGTCTACACTGTTTATGCAACTGCAGTGGATCCCAAGAAGGGGAATGTGGGAATTGTTGCCCCAATTGCAATTGGTTTCATTGTTGGTGCCAATATTTTGGCTGGTGGTGCTTTTGATGGTGCATCCATGAACCCAGCAGTTTCCTTTGGCCCTGCTGTTGTAAGCTGGACGTGGACCAATCACTGGGTATACTGGGTGGGTCCATTGGTTGGTGCTGCCGTTGCAGCCATTGTCTATGATAACATCTTCATTGGTCCAAATGCACACGAGCCACTTTCCACCAATGATTTTTAA
- the LOC110624983 gene encoding pectinesterase inhibitor, translating to MAKANAETISSTTIFLAMMEISFPDLIVTSMEGADIIEETCKKTEYYDLCVKTLRSDPRSSNADLKGLTQITLEASLVFGRGAFIKIKKMYNETKEKGLKSCLHVCVENYELAVVKNLPAAIKLLGQNKFNDVNSYLSAADDAPETCLDSFSEEPKTDVPPELAAWNDHFEQLCTIALDMLSNLDN from the exons ATGGCGAAGGCTAATGCAGAGACGATTTCTTCGACAACAATATTCTTGGCAATGATGGAAATTTCGTTTCCAGATCTGATAGTTACTTCGATGG AAGGAGCAGACATTATCGaggaaacatgcaagaaaaccGAGTACTATGATCTTTGCGTGAAAACGCTGAGATCAGATCCTCGTAGCTCTAATGCTGATCTTAAAGGCCTTACTCAGATAACCCTAGAAGCTAGCTTAGTCTTTGGCAGAGGAGCATTTATCAAAATAAAGAAGATGTATAATGAAACCAAAGAAAAAGGTTTAAAGAGTTGTCTTCATGTGTGCGTGGAAAACTATGAGCTTGCTGTGGTTAAAAATTTACCAGCTGCAATAAAGCTTTTAGGACAGAACAAGTTTAACGATGTAAATAGCTATCTTTCTGCTGCTGATGATGCTCCAGAGACTTGTCTAGATTCATTTTCTGAAGAACCTAAAACTGATGTGCCGCCTGAATTAGCTGCTTGGAATGATCATTTTGAACAACTTTGTACAATAGCTCTTGACATGTTAAGCAACCTTGATAATTGA